One part of the Humulus lupulus chromosome 9, drHumLupu1.1, whole genome shotgun sequence genome encodes these proteins:
- the LOC133800063 gene encoding glycine--tRNA ligase, mitochondrial 1-like, translated as MAELNIAEGLNEGLRMCGGLNREVFSLSLHAYLPCDGKSNFRSSFMFIVSLQIIGGYLSIFGFDRLCRLRAARIADYSIGKFRFMKFSSLLHFIHIFLTHQWFLSLYDSELAEESSILNEHMVVLLPGAVYALSAGYKMEELEQHSMHELFECSIDVLANIDQVSSVKVLGFCIKVMHDKNHDKVLQHFILEENMLEVDCPCVTPEVVLKASGHVDKFTDLMVKDEKTGTCYRADHLLKDFCSEKLQKDLSITTKEAVELKRILGVLDDLSTEELGAKLKEYGITAPDTKNPLSDPYPFNLMFQTSIGPSGLSPGFMRPETTQGIFVNFKDLYYYNGNKLPFAAAQIGQAFRNEISPRQGLFRVRKFTRTEIEHFVDPEDKSHPNFAEVAKLEFLMFPREEQMSGESAKKICLGDAVARGIVNNETLGYFIGRVYLFLTRLGINEERLRFRQHLANEMAHYACDCWDAEIECSYGWIESVGIADRSAFDLHAHTVSIFSSSL; from the exons ttttcacTTTCTTTGCATGCTTATTTGCCCTGTGATGGAAAATCTAATTTCAGAAGCAGTTTCATG TTTATAGTGAGTCTACAAATTATTGGTGGTTATTTGTCAATCTTTGGTTTTGATCGATTATGCAGGTTGCGG GCAGCAAGAATAGCTGATTATAGTATTGGGA AGTTTAGGTTTATGAAATTTTCAAGTTTGCTACATTTTATACACATTTTCTTGACTCATCAATGGTTCTTGTCTCTTTATGATAGTGAATTGGCAGAA GAGTCTTCCATTTTAAATGAGCACATGGTTGTGCTGTTGCCTGGAGCTGTTTATGCTCTTTCTGCTGGTTATAAG atGGAAGAACTTGAGCAGCACTCGATGCATGAACTTTTTGAATGCTCCATTGATGTACTTGCGAATATTGATCAGGTTTCCTCTGTTAAGGTACTGGGGTTTTGTATAAAAGTAATGCATGATAAGAACCATGATAAGGTACTGCAGCATTTTATTCTTGAGGAGAACATGTTGGAGGTTGACTGTCCCTGTGTCACCCCAGAGGTTGTTCTCAAAGCATCTGGTCATGTTGATAAATTTACTGACCTTATGGTTAAAGATGAGAAAACAGGGACTTGCTATCGTGCCGATCACTTGCTCAAGGACTTCTGTAGTGAAAAGCTTCAAAAAGACCTTTCCATAACTACCAAGGAGGCTGTAGAACTGAAGCGCATACTTGGTGTTTTGGATGATCTTTCAACTGAAGAGCTGGGTGCCAAACTTAAGGAGTATGGCATTACAGCTCCAGACACTAAGAATCCACTTTCTGATCCATATCCATTCAATCTTATGTTCCAAACATCAATAGGCCCATCTGGCTTGAGCCCTGG GTTCATGCGGCCAGAAACTACACAGGGCATATTTGTTAACTTCAAAGACTTGTACTATTACAATGGGAACAAGCTTCCTTTCGCTGCTGCTCAAATTGGCCAGGCTTTCAGAAATGAG ATTTCTCCTCGACAAGGGCTTTTTAGAGTTCGTAAATTTACACGTACTGAGATTGAACACTTTGTGGATCCCGAAGACAAATCTCACCCAAACTTTGCAGAAGTTGCAAAATTGGAGTTTCTAATGTTCCCAAGGGAAGAACAAATGTCTGGCGAGTCTGCGAAGAAAATTTGTCTGGGTGATGCAGTTGCCAGG GGAATTGTTAATAATGAAACTCTTGGCTACTTCATTGGGAGAGTTTATCTTTTCCTCACTCGTCTTGGTATAAACGAAGAACGTTTACGGTTCCGCCAGCACCTTGCAAATGAAATGGCTCACTATGCTTGTGACTGTTGGGATGCTGAGATTGAGTGTTCCTATGGTTGGATTGAGAGTGTAGGTATTGCGGACAGGTCTGCATTTGATTTGCATGCTCATACAGTaagtattttttcttcttctctttga